Genomic DNA from Fusarium oxysporum Fo47 chromosome IX, complete sequence:
CAAAGTGCCTGGTTCTTgacaaaagaagaaaagcatGTTGCGAGACAAAGAGCTCTCCGCGATGGGAGTGGAGTTATTGGCGAAGATTTTAATCTCAAAGAATGCTTCAAGAGCTGGAACAGCTGGAGATTCGCTGTATGGTGTGTCATCAGCCTGACATACCCCGTCGCCTTCTCCACTACCTCCAATTTCCTGCCACTTATTATCCGTCGTTTAGGATATAACACGGTAATCACGAACCTTCTGACTGTGCCTCCCAACGTTGCAGGATTTTTGGTTCTTCTCGCCGTTACCTGGAGCTCTGATCGCAACAGAGAAAGAACACTGCATATTGTTGGCAGTCTGTCTACAAGTCTCGTTGGCTTactcatcctcgccatcattGATGCTGAAGCGCACATTGGAGTGGCCTATTTCGCCTGTTTTATGCTGTGTGCTGGGGCATATATCCCGAGTTGTCTAGTTCACAGCTGgcacaacaacaacaatctcAGTGAGAACTCACGAGCGGCCACGACTGGTCTGCTCGTAGGTCTCGGTAACCTTGGTGGCATTCTATCTGCTGGAACGTTCAGAACAACTTATGCACCTCGCTACGCACCAACCCTGATTGGCACAGCTGCTTGCAATGTCACCTGCATTCTTTTCACATTGGGATTGGGATTCtggatgaggaagcagaACCGTGTGAAAAACGAGGCACAAGGTGTTGACCTgaaggctgaggatgttGCTACTTCCGAAATCACACATGGTGAACAAGATCCACGTTGGAGGTACTTTGTGTGAGCGTGAGAAGCTTTATGGCGTAGGGAAAGGGTCAAAAACAAGTGAGTTGATTCAGATGAACAAGTATACAACAAGACAGTCCAGAAAGATATAACTTTTAGTTCCGCCATGGGTGGGCCGGAGCCGGGCCTCTTAGCTCGACATATACCAGAATTTAAACCAATAAATCGTCCGTCTCCCTGATTGTCGCTGTCATGATATAGACTGCTGGGAGTGTTGAGACTATGGTGTGAAGAATTAGTATGTGAACGAGGTGTTCGATTCGAGACTGACCAATTTGATGCGAAGGTACAATGTCTAGCATCTCCAAACATAGGTGCAAGGAGAACCAATGCCAGTACAGCTCGTCATCCCATTGATTCCATCTCCTGCATACGTCCCAGCCTTCCCATTGCAGATTTTGGCTGGGTTAACTACACTGGTCGTAATCACGCAAACAAGGCCGATATCGCTGTTATCGCATGACCCTGTAATGTCATATATGGTGCACGTTGCCAGTGGTGCAAAGAGAGCGAGTACTGCAATAGTTCGCATAATGTTTGATAATTTGAGGATTGATGAGAGAGTATAGAGAGAGTATGATTATGAGGATTGGAAAATAGTTACGTGGCGAGTTTAATAGTTAAATACAAATAGTAAGAATTTTATTATGTTCCATATCTAAAGCAAAGAATTCCTAGTACATGGCATGCGATACTGAGACTAGCCCTTTCCCTTGGGTAAGAGTAGATCATCTTAAACTCGTATTTATCCTTTGCTTGGATTATTTAAGGTTTATAGCTGCTTCAAGACTGATCAGTGCCCCTGACAAGGCAGGCATATATGGTTGCATTGTCTGAAAGCTGGCGTGTAAACTAAGCTAAGAACAGACCACTTCTTATTGTGTTTGAACGGATGCAACAAGACCGCGATTTAATAAAACTCAATATGAAAAGAGTGTTTGCAATACCTTCAATAATTAGTTGCAAGACATTTTAATACCTATGTCATATCAACAGACTATAATCCAGCTTCTATCCGGCATGCCAGCGTTGTCAATTCCTCAGTTGATGTCGGGCATGTAAGGTTTACAGGGTTTGCCATACAGCAACATTGGGACTCATATCCAGGAGACTGGCCTATAACATTTAAAACCGTTGCCGCAGTGCGCCACGAACTACATGCCTCAAACGTTCAAGTACTggctaataataataatagagTTTTGTATTTCTTTGCTTTCCCCTTTGCAATTCCGGAGAGGTAGGGATAGTGACATTACCACTTTGTGACAcctccatcaacaagaatATCGGAGCCCGTGCAATACCTGGTGATTGGTAAGTATAACGGGCAGTTCAAGAAGGCGGTGGCAATAACTTACGCGCTGGCATCACTGGCCAGGAAGACACAGGCTCCCTTGATATCGTCAGGTTCCGCGACGCGACGGTTCATGATCTCGTCCTTCCATCCCTCGATTAAGTCCGGGAATGGTGCTGTCATCGCTGTCTTGACATAGCCGGGGCTGATTGAGTTTACTCGGATCCCATgctcttgaagctctgcAGCAATTGGTGCAACCATTGCTCTCACTGCACCCTTGGTACCACAGTAAGCTGTCGACCTCTGTGATCGAATAGCCATATGCGAAGCAATACTGGCCACGAGAATAATACTTCCGCATTTGGTCTCGTTTCCGATCATGGCTTGAGCTGCCAGCTTTGCAGAGAAGTAAACACCTTTAGCATTGACGGCAAATAACTTGTCAaagtcttcctcttctgtgTCGAGGAAATGCACATTCTTGTTGACCCCTGCGCATGCAACCAGGATGTCTAGCCTGTTGTCGAAGTCTGCAGCCACAGCGGCGAATCCTTCTTTTAGACTCGACAACGCGGTTACATCCACAATGTAAGATTTGATCTGGACCCCGTGGCTGGAAATCAGCTGTTCGACTTCAGGAGCAGAGGGCTCAATCACGTCGAAAATGGCAACGTCGGCACCGGCTTCGGCCAACCCCTGGGCAAACGCGAAACCGCAGCCTCGACCTCCCCCAGTAACAATGGCTAAGCGGCCAGCCAGTGAGAACTGCGAGACGATGTTAGCACAAGATCTGGGAACATAATTGGTCCCAAGTAACCGACCTTTGACATTTTGAACAAGATATACGATATAATTGGTTGAGATTAAAAGTATCGCAATGTGAAAGAAGCTTTAATGATTTGACGCCTGCGATGTTCAGTGTAAGAACTCACATACATGTCAAATTACCTTTGTAATGAATCACGAGACTGGGTGTCTTTCTACGATAGAGTTCCAAAGTCTGGCGGGCCATCATACGACGGACTGCTATCCGATTCGACTTGCAACCTCGTACCGAAAACTGAGTTCAAGAATGGGGGTGGGGGTTGCAACGGCTCGCTTTCTAGGACTCCACTTGTGATAACGCCTGATACCGCCAGCGGGAACTAATCTGATACCGATCAGGGAGTAAGTGGGGGTATGTCCCATTTCCAAGGTGCTGTAACACAAGAACCCCGCGTTCTGGGAGTATCTCTGAGCTCAAGTTATATGGCATTAGACCTGACCGAGATGTAAAGAGTTGACGTGGACAGTGCATTTCCTAGGCAtattctatttattttaCCGAGAATTACTTGAACAAAATGGGTAAAAAGAAGGTTTTGGTCTGGTAAGGATTGCATTCGACCAATGAACATTTCACTAACCAGGGTACCAGCTACGGTGTGGATATCGATGCCGTAGCCGGTTGGTTGGGATCATACGGAGGCGAAGACAGCACAAGCGACATTAGCAGAGGTCAGCAAAACAACGCGCATCATATTTTCACTGCTAATTCTTTGGGGAACAGGCCTCTGGGCGGGGACAATTGGTACCCGACGCTTGTTGAAGCTATTTGAGAAGTACAACATCAAAGCCTCATGGTTCATCCCTGGACACAGCCTGGAAACATTTCCAGAAGAGTGTGCTATGGTCCGAGATGCTGGACATGAGATAGGTGTAAGCATAAAATTGTACAAATTATAGGCATTCCACTAAGTGAGAACAGCTACATGGCTACAGCCACGAAAACCCCGTGGACATGACTTTCGAGCAGCAAAAAGACGTTCTGCACAAGACATGGAAGTTACTTACCGACTTCTGCGGAAAGCCGCCTAAGGGAAGCGTGGCGCCTTGGTGGGAGACAAGTGAAGAAGGGACCGAGTTGATGCTTAGCTACGGAATCGAGTATGACCACTCAATGTCTCATCACGACTGTCAGGCATACTGGCTGCGGACAGGCGACTCATGGACCAAGATTGATTAcaccaagaaggccgaggagTGGATGAAGCCACTGCAAAAGGGCAAAGAGACGGGCATGGTCGAAATACCTGGCTCTTGGTACATAGATGACTTACCGCCCATGATGTTCATCAAGAACTCCCCAAACTCACATGGATGGGTCAACCCGAGGCAAGTCTTTTCAGATGCTAGTTGTTAACTGGAACTGACAGAACATACAGAGATGTCGAAGATATCTGGAAAGACCACTTCGATTACTTCTACCGGGAATATGGTCAGTGAACCACCAAGCTTGATGGATGTAATCTTTCGTTTTAC
This window encodes:
- a CDS encoding major facilitator superfamily domain-containing protein, producing the protein MASDDKHKHHESLAFDQENGSQIVVDAAAERSYLRKMDAWLLSYLSVMYFFNAVDRSNLGNAETDGMSKDLNFKGEEFSLLILLFYVPNGLCDLPLNLLLKKFSGRIMLPSLMVGWGSMALLQAACKNFAGMLAIRLLLGAFEAGFFAGAVFYLTLFYQRGELGFRIAIFFGSALLASAFSGLISFGVFQIKVSHIHGWMWLFLIEGEISGTMTVLLGILAFWWLPADPQSAWFLTKEEKHVARQRALRDGSGVIGEDFNLKECFKSWNSWRFAVWCVISLTYPVAFSTTSNFLPLIIRRLGYNTVITNLLTVPPNVAGFLVLLAVTWSSDRNRERTLHIVGSLSTSLVGLLILAIIDAEAHIGVAYFACFMLCAGAYIPSCLVHSWHNNNNLSENSRAATTGLLVGLGNLGGILSAGTFRTTYAPRYAPTLIGTAACNVTCILFTLGLGFWMRKQNRVKNEAQGVDLKAEDVATSEITHGEQDPRWRYFV